A region of Porites lutea chromosome 13, jaPorLute2.1, whole genome shotgun sequence DNA encodes the following proteins:
- the LOC140923609 gene encoding uncharacterized protein: protein MAAENGQTSALLASRQESRFGNVQRSIIDSRTRIDQSMEHRKEGMIALPPVRATANPDHQQENKQLSPLSKWQIQRCSSPSAGFCQEELVNDWLERNHIRVVQRLPKMDPTVLTSRGTDVSKYFSFIHPPPFSIKVLSPEDKRSRENTQRRTALPELTSPCPRLLRSQRSDRDAFALNPVIRVGGGYRRLSWKVLDVLPSIGQYDPDFSPGYRCTSCNARLLVTEKITNSRGKIRTILATPKRCHKCGTPTMDYQALTGNDLHESVLDTLSRRDSRFIVDHRHFNNAREPRSSPKDNARVSPVSSSLDWHDDMESFRLHMSRQSQIDDELEARYQVSQMPRSESGDSVFITEPGADIDKISEPRDVRRAWDDGSDRAEVTKEYEDRSGEWGDAEQTGSCWSDITDRDDDLLSDFKMIEDYDPESGFTVRLRRKTFGETPKPSDLIQGNQDEKGVGRKSKEERTEIKERKHGHHEEKYARREKATSKPKRKRKTSKQILADQKTNKPSRSGEVVGDEEEIVNVEQKVTKADSEIKKYKTPLPRMDSFYTVGLDRRDLVFSSEPVLEESDEEDSIINPQTRFSGDSLSDPEFMADSWSSVPRRFGLERRPSKPSPSDQEYEECSSSMTISPRQQDGYLADSEENADLSSLQAQIQQARNEARKNQRKKEEVKEMTRKASKGRREIVAERSDSRRLSGEDGLKKTPVTNGDWDSDWDSDFSLHVHPLSELSMSSSEEDHWQKGSEGKTSKTKKQERLRNESDKTVSKAARRKESRPVDTDQHKGTVKGGAGREEIWQGSAGETPVRQRKSSGKTVVKPIPTIGSGSESDDITPRQRMRVPRDEDDLSESDLIYFTQQFQAPRSRESHGRNTTEEGPFRCRGIDCYRCGAHISECQGLCAKCGTMCQRPGGPCSACRDICENCNKPRYKCTSACRRLKITEDIEVEEEDGNVGSDDFDGEPTFEQNKKRSLIENSRPEDSSAEKDELYLRRSQSEHAEEISITDQSPNMQTRRKERKNRGPPMERKKKDLNNVKRVRAKRNQMSLNVDEENNLEKEIETEMEEEPEAQEEEDPELFEPLAKEDVPSKPEPSAYSSSSIRKAKPSKKVISRTVVYKEREKPSKTKPKEAEEEPEEEDDGSKNDSVVVSQTPFEETEEIAEERPVTVSEETGKDELSTEERTGEETVPNRDDSNRDEVKTDLEETKRTETNENVEKEREMNEKEIKEEERKKQVVPKVRGVMRVNAAFKERAELAKRLKSVLKEAISDVIGQADMKTRKDSTIDYIAQYRLVNRSHLEMYGRAFTLEDEDEDGLISYEQMLLALEGVPSVAGMSRKQLMFVLQVLDLFPGSRITFKMFSVTTALCEKVMTLDEFVRQLVEEIDLFELECKLDMFRKMFFVTGDYSVNFITADQLRIELKAGGLNQQQENHVIGHILQSTQAWEISFLDYMAYLPLFLSIHQNICDNALDMSRDKYRRHDTT from the exons ATGGCGGCTGAAAATGGCCAAACATCAGCCCTTCTCGCTTCCAGACAAGAATCTAGGTTTGGTAACGTACAACGATCTATTATCGACTCACGAACAAGGATCGATCAAAGCATGGAACACAGAAAAGAAGGGATGATCGCTTTACCGCCTGTTCGAG CAACAGCAAATCCCGATCATCAACaggaaaacaaacaactgaGCCCACTGAGTAAATGGCAGATACAGCGGTGTTCCTCTCCAAGCGCAGGATTTTGCCAGGAAGAGTTAGTGAACGACTGGTTAGAAAGGAATCACATCCGGGTAGTTCAACGGCTTCCAAAAATGGATCCAACAGTGTTG ACCAGTCGTGGCACGGATGTTTCAAAATACTTCAGCTTCATCCACCCTCCTCCATTTAGCATAAAGGTGCTCTCCCCggaagacaaaagatcaagagAGAACACCCAGAGAAGG aCTGCTCTTCCAGAATTGACTTCACCTTGCCCTCGACTACTCAGAAGCCAGAGGTCCGATAGG GATGCTTTTGCACTAAATCCTGTCATACGAGTTGGCGGAGGTTACCGGAGACTAAGCTGGAAG GTTCTTGACGTCCTTCCTTCAATAGGCCAGTATGATCCCGATTTCTCTCCTGGCTACAGGTGTACATCATGTAACGCAAGGTTGCTTGTCACGGAAAAGATCACGAACTCTCGAGGGAAAATTCGTACGATACTAGCAACCCCAAAACGGTGCCATAAATGTGGAACTCCTACCATGGATTATCAAGCACTTACTGGAAACGACTTACATGAAAGCGTTCTGGACACTTTGAGCAGAAGGGACTCTAGATTTATCGTTGATCATAGGCATTTTAATAATGCAAGGGAACCGCGATCTTCCCCGAAAGATAACGCGAGAGTATCGCCGGTTTCCAGCTCATTAGATTGGCACGATGATATGGAGTCTTTCAGACTACATATGAGCAGACAAAGCCAAATAGATGACGAACTGGAAGCTAGATACCAAGTTTCCCAAATGCCACGCTCGGAATCAGGTGACAGTGTATTCATAACTGAACCTGGGGcggacatcgataaaataagtGAACCTCGTGATGTGCGACGCGCATGGGATGATGGTTCAGATCGAGCGGAAGTGACGAAAGAATATGAGGATAGAAGTGGGGAGTGGGGTGATGCGGAGCAAACCGGAAGTTGTTGGTCCGATATAACTGATCGTGATGATGACCTTTTGAGTGACTTTAAAATGATAGAAGACTATGATCCGGAATCAGGATTTACAGTGCGCTTGCGCAGGAAGACATTTGGTGAAACTCCAAAGCCTAGTGATTTGATACAAGGTAATCAAGATGAGAAAGGTGTGGGAAGGAAGTCAAAAGAAGAAAGAACAGAAATAAAGGAGAGAAAACATGGCCATCATGAGGAAAAATATGCACGAAGAGAAAAGGCGACCAGTAAgccaaaaagaaagaggaaaacaagTAAACAAATTCTCGCtgaccaaaaaacaaacaagccatCACGCTCAGGTGAAGTCGTCGGCGATGAAGAGGAAATTGTGAATGTAGAACAAAAAGTAACTAAAGCAGATAgcgaaattaaaaaatataagacACCATTACCAAGAATGGATTCATTTTATACGGTGGGCCTGGACAGACGtgatcttgttttttcttcGGAACCAGTCCTCGAAGAGAGTGACGAAGAAGATTCCATAATCAATCCTCAGACAAGATTCAGTGGGGACTCGTTGTCTGATCCAGAATTCATGGCGGACAGCTGGAGTAGTGTACCCCGTCGTTTTGGTTTAGAGAGAAGACCCTCCAAGCCTTCCCCATCTGATCAG GAGTACGAAGAATGCTCGTCGTCAATGACCATATCGCCAAGGCAGCAAGACGGCTATCTGGCTGACAGTGAAGAGAACGCTGACCTAAGTTCATTACAGGCCCAAATTCAACAGGCTCGAAACGAAGCGAGGAAGAATCAAAGGAAAAAAGAGGAAGTGAAAGAGATGACGAGAAAGGCATCAAAAGGTAGAAGAGAAATAG TCGCTGAACGCTCTGATTCACGAAGACTTTCGGGAGAAGACGGTTTAAAGAAAACCCCGGTAACCAATGGCGACTGGGACAGCGACTGGGATAGTGATTTCAGTTTACACGTTCATCCTCTTAGCGAGCTGAGTATGTCGAGCAGTGAGGAGGATCATTGGCAGAAAGGCAGTGAAGGGAAAACTAGTAAGACTAAAAAACAAGAGAGATTAAGAAACGAATCTGACAAGACTGTTTCCAAAGCTGCAAGGAGAAAAGAGAGCAGGCCTGTTGATACGGACCAACACAAAGGCACAGTTAAAGGAGGTGCTGGTAGAGAGGAGATTTGGCAGGGTAGTGCGGGCGAGACCCCTGTAAGACAAAGGAAATCAAGTGGGAAGACCGTCGTTAAACCTATTCCAACAATTGGCTCAG GATCAGAATCTGACGACATAACACCTCGCCAAAGAATGCGTGTACCACGTGACGAAGATGACTTAAGCGAAAGTGACCTGATATATTTTACACAGCAATTTCAAGCGCCTCGTTCAAGGGAGAGTCACGGAAGAAATACCACAGAAGAGGGGCCTTTTAGGTGCAGAGGAATTGACTGTTATCGATGCGGAGCCCATATTTCCGAGTGTCAGGGACTTTGCGCGAAGTGCGGTACTATGTGTCAGCGGCCGGGTGGACCATGCAGTGCCTGCAGGGATATCTGCGAGAATTGTAATAAGCCAAGATACAAGTGCACATCCGCTTGTAGAAGACTAAAAATAACCGAAGATATAGAGGTAGAGGAAGAAGATGGAAATGTTGGGTCAGATG ATTTTGACGGCGAACCAACTTTCGAACAGAACAAGAAAAGATCTCTAATAG AGAATTCAAGACCCGAGGACTCCTCCGCAGAAAAAGACGAACTTTACCTTAGgcgcagccaatcagagcatgctGAAGAAATAAGTATCACAGATCAG tccccGAACATGCAAACAAGGAGGAAAGAACGAAAGAACCG GGGTCCTCCTatggagagaaagaagaaagacttGAATAATGTTAAACGCGTCAGAGCAAAAAGGAACCAAATGTCTCTAAACGTGGACGAAGAAAATAACCTAGAAAAAGAAATAGAGACAGAAATGGAGGAGGAGCCGGAGGCACAGGAAGAAGAG GACCCTGAATTGTTTGAACCGTTGGCAAAAGAGGATGTTCCCTCTAAACCTGAACCGTCTGCGTACTCCAGCAGTTCAATTAGAAAAGCAAAACCTTCCAAGAAAGTCATATCACGGACTGTTGTttataaagaaagagaaaaacctTCAAAAACGAAACCAAAAGAAGCAGAAGAAGAACCTGAAGAAGAAGATGATGGCAGCAAAAATGATTCTGTGGTTGTTAGTCAAACGCCATTCGAAGAAACTGAGGAGATTGCTGAAGAAAGACCTGTAACTGTCAGCGAAGAGACTGGTAAAGATGAACTGTCCACAGAGGAGAGGACTGGGGAGGAGACGGTACCTAATAGAGATGATAGTAATAGGGATGAGGTCAAAACAGATTTGGAAGAAACAAAGAGGACTGAAACCAACGAAAATGTAGAGAAAGAAAGGGAGATGAATGAAAAAGAGATAAAAgaggaggaaagaaaaaagcaagTTGTTCCAAAGG TACGTGGAGTGATGAGAGTGAACGCGGCATTTAAGGAACGAGCAGAACTGGCAAAGAGATTAAAAAGTGTCTTAAA GGAAGCCATCAGTGACGTGATTGGACAAGCGGACATGAAAACGCGTAAAG ACTCCACGATTGATTATATAGCGCAGTATCGACTCGTAAACCGGAGTCATCTGGAAATGTACGGCCGAGCGTTTACActtgaagatgaagatgaggaTGGGCTTATATCATATGAG CAAATGCTGCTAGCATTGGAGGGGGTACCAAGCGTGGCAGGAATGTCTAGGAAACAGCTCATGTTCGTTTTACAG